In the genome of Sphingopyxis sp. YF1, the window TGGTGCATCACGGAGCAGGCGCGACGGGGCCGAAGCCCAAGGCCTATGACTTCCTCGCCGAGCTCGAAGCGTCGGCGATCGACGTGATCTCGATCGAGGCCGCGCAGCCCGGGCTCGACCCCGCGATCCTCGCCGAGCTGCCGACCAAGACGATCATGTACGGCGTGCTCGACCTGTCGATCCCCGAGGTCGAGACACCCGAAGTGGTCGCGGGCCGCATCCGCGAGGCGCTGCGTTACGTCGACGCCGAACGGCTGTGGATCGCGCCCGACTGCGGGATGAAATACCACAGCCGCGAGCATTCGCAGGCCAAGCTGAAGGCGATGGTCGACGGGGCGGCGATGGTGCGCGCGGAACTGAAATGAACGGCTCCCCTCCCGCTTGCGGGAGGGGTCTGGGGTGGGCCAGCGACGGCTCGATTGCCTACCCCGCTGCGGCTAGCCAGCAAGCTGGCAAGTCTCGCTGCCCCTCCCGCGTGCGGGAGGGGTCAGGCGTCGATAAATTCGCTCAGCAACGGCACCACCACCTCCGGCGCTTCGACCGTCGGCAAATGCCCCGTGCCCGGCACGACTTCGAGCCGCGCGCCGGGGATTGCCCCGGCAATCTCGTCATGATGCGCGCGGCTGGTGATCCCGTCCTGCTCGCCCCAGATCAGCAGCGTCGGCACCGCAATCTCGCCAAGGCGCGGGCGGCTGTCGATGCGCGCCATGATCGCGCGCTGCTGGGCGAGGAAGGTTTCGGCGCCGGTGTCGGCCGCCATTTGCCGCGCGATTCCCAGAAGACGCTCGTCGCCACGCTTGTGCTCGGGAAAGAGGATCGGGATGCGCTCCTCGACGACCTGATCGAACCGCCCGCTCGTCACAAGGTCGATATACCCCTGCCGACGCGCAGTCTGCGCCGGACCGTCCGCCGAGGCGAGGGTCGAGATGAGCGCCAGCCTGGCGACGCGATCGGGCGCCCGGCGCATCACCTCGAAGGCGATGAAACCGCCCATGGCGTGACCGACGAGGATGAATTTCGACGGCGCATTGTCGAGCAGCCGCTGCGCAAACCCTTCGATCGTGTCGTCGCTCCGGTTATCGGCGACGATGACTTCGCGGTCCGGCCATGCGTCGAGCAAGGGCTGCCAGACCGCGTCGGTCAGGAGCTGGCCGGTGATGAGGACAATGGGGAGAGTCATGGGTTCAATCCTGAAGTTTCGTCATTGCGAGGAGCGAAGCGACGCGGCAATCCAGAGCAGGCGTAAACCGCTCCGGATTGCTTCGCTTCGCTCGCAATGACGAAGTGTTTCATATGACTTGATGCAGGAGCGGTTCGCCGGCGGTGAGCCGGCGACAATTCTCGTGCGCCACCGTCAGGCTGCGCACGAGCGTTTCGGGGGTGAGCCAGGCAATGTGCGGCGCCAGCACCACGCCCGGCAGGCCGAGCAGCGGATTGCCGCGCGGCAACGGCTCCTCGGCGAAGACGTCGAGACCGGCGCCGCGCAGCTG includes:
- a CDS encoding alpha/beta fold hydrolase, coding for MTLPIVLITGQLLTDAVWQPLLDAWPDREVIVADNRSDDTIEGFAQRLLDNAPSKFILVGHAMGGFIAFEVMRRAPDRVARLALISTLASADGPAQTARRQGYIDLVTSGRFDQVVEERIPILFPEHKRGDERLLGIARQMAADTGAETFLAQQRAIMARIDSRPRLGEIAVPTLLIWGEQDGITSRAHHDEIAGAIPGARLEVVPGTGHLPTVEAPEVVVPLLSEFIDA